The following proteins come from a genomic window of Campylobacteraceae bacterium:
- a CDS encoding redoxin family protein: MKLFLCMCIFTFNMFASGILGQKAPSFGVDTWLQNNNKASLDIKDFKGKVLYVYGFQAWCPGCHSHGFSTLQNYQNTMKEIKK, from the coding sequence ATGAAATTATTTTTATGTATGTGTATCTTTACTTTTAATATGTTTGCTAGTGGTATACTGGGGCAAAAAGCGCCTAGTTTTGGCGTAGATACATGGCTTCAAAACAATAATAAAGCTTCTCTTGATATCAAAGACTTCAAAGGGAAAGTACTTTATGTCTATGGATTTCAAGCATGGTGTCCAGGATGCCATTCTCATGGTTTTTCTACTCTTCAAAATTATCAAAACACTATGAAGGAGATAAAGAAGTAG
- a CDS encoding paraquat-inducible protein A, whose amino-acid sequence MKMHQHKIACKECGLILNKPKADYTHQFICPRCKACVYKFGQDYETIILMTLTSLILFFPSITLPLITLKIFDLEQTTTLIETVFIFFDNGYIGVSIFITLIGIVIPFIMLLLILFILIPLKNGSSHKKVSGFFKLYEYLLEWQMAEVYLISIFVSIIKLNKMATLHVETGLYFFCAFLVFMFITINFFNPYDIWNKNEV is encoded by the coding sequence ATGAAAATGCATCAACATAAAATAGCCTGTAAAGAATGCGGCCTTATTTTAAATAAACCCAAAGCAGATTACACGCATCAGTTTATTTGCCCCAGATGCAAAGCTTGCGTTTATAAATTTGGACAAGATTATGAAACTATTATTCTAATGACACTTACTTCTTTAATATTATTTTTCCCTTCTATTACTTTACCTCTTATAACACTAAAAATTTTCGATTTAGAACAAACAACAACATTAATTGAAACCGTCTTTATTTTCTTTGACAATGGTTATATTGGGGTATCCATTTTTATTACTTTAATCGGAATAGTTATCCCTTTTATAATGTTGCTTTTAATTTTATTTATTTTAATACCTTTAAAAAATGGCTCGTCCCATAAAAAAGTTTCTGGATTCTTTAAATTGTATGAATATCTTTTGGAATGGCAAATGGCTGAAGTGTATTTGATTAGTATTTTTGTTTCTATTATTAAATTAAATAAAATGGCCACTCTCCACGTAGAAACAGGCTTGTACTTTTTTTGTGCTTTTTTGGTTTTTATGTTTATAACAATTAACTTTTTTAACCCCTATGATATATGGAATAAAAATGAAGTATGA
- a CDS encoding TolC family protein, with protein sequence MKNLVLILILLFITGCSKNILTHDQVLEKTTKKENFNQPKVWSKVKDQGKVDTNWIKSFNDPILEALVKEALKNNREIKSLKIQVARADALVKKAGAALKPTVGLSGQYNDRNSDALGEVYGGGISVGWEADIWGRLELSRTSAKENALATQSDYEFARQSLVASTAKAWLMTTTSKLQRQYAKNIVMLFEKELKIMNVKYEIGQVTKKSIYLAKSNLTSAKNAYSKATVSYEDAQRSLELLLGRYPSALIQGTNKLISLSTSIPVGIPSGVLERRPDLVAAEQRVAAAFYKQRESELLHLPKFTFSIGASLNNLSNAASNLVAGIFAPLYQGGAIEAEVDNATAAQKQSIENYAQKVLLAFKEVETFLSLEVKLLEQENYMKDILLDNKKVLKLTKISYEVGQVEYLEVSQVTKNLISSQISLIDISSKRVFNRIQLHLALGGGFEVKEK encoded by the coding sequence ATGAAAAACTTAGTTTTAATTTTAATTTTATTATTTATAACAGGATGTAGTAAGAATATTTTGACACATGATCAAGTTCTTGAAAAAACTACAAAAAAAGAAAACTTTAATCAGCCAAAAGTCTGGTCAAAAGTAAAAGATCAAGGAAAAGTCGATACCAATTGGATTAAATCCTTTAATGACCCGATATTAGAAGCACTTGTAAAAGAAGCATTAAAAAATAATAGAGAAATTAAATCCTTAAAAATACAAGTTGCTAGAGCAGATGCTTTAGTAAAAAAAGCAGGTGCTGCACTTAAACCTACTGTTGGATTAAGTGGCCAATATAATGATAGAAATAGTGATGCTTTGGGTGAAGTTTATGGTGGAGGAATAAGTGTTGGTTGGGAAGCAGATATTTGGGGCAGATTAGAACTGTCTCGGACTTCAGCTAAAGAAAATGCATTAGCAACACAATCAGACTATGAATTTGCAAGACAATCGCTTGTTGCTTCAACTGCAAAAGCTTGGCTTATGACTACTACCAGTAAACTGCAAAGACAATATGCGAAAAACATTGTTATGTTATTTGAAAAAGAATTAAAAATTATGAATGTCAAATATGAAATAGGACAGGTTACTAAAAAAAGCATTTATTTGGCGAAATCAAATTTAACTTCTGCTAAAAATGCTTATTCAAAAGCCACTGTTTCTTATGAAGATGCACAAAGAAGTTTAGAGCTTCTTTTAGGAAGATATCCCTCTGCTTTAATTCAAGGTACTAATAAGTTAATAAGTTTAAGTACTTCAATACCTGTTGGAATACCCTCAGGAGTATTAGAAAGACGTCCTGATTTAGTTGCTGCTGAGCAAAGAGTTGCCGCTGCATTTTATAAACAAAGAGAGTCTGAATTATTGCACTTGCCTAAATTTACGTTTTCAATTGGGGCTTCTTTAAATAATTTAAGCAATGCCGCAAGTAATTTAGTTGCGGGGATTTTTGCACCACTTTATCAAGGAGGGGCTATTGAAGCAGAAGTAGATAATGCTACAGCAGCACAAAAACAATCCATTGAAAACTATGCGCAAAAAGTCTTGCTTGCATTCAAAGAAGTTGAAACATTTTTGTCTCTTGAAGTAAAACTTTTAGAACAAGAAAACTATATGAAAGATATTCTTTTAGACAATAAAAAAGTACTAAAACTTACTAAAATATCTTACGAAGTAGGTCAAGTTGAATATTTAGAAGTTTCGCAAGTTACTAAAAATTTAATCTCGTCACAAATCTCACTTATAGATATATCAAGCAAAAGGGTATTTAATAGAATACAACTTCATCTTGCTTTAGGTGGTGGTTTTGAAGTAAAAGAAAAATAA
- a CDS encoding AAA family ATPase → MTDIIKSNNNVNIKTPTNELTPHQREVFNNVTSLIDSKVKSILKSNNLDDYMLSLTGAAGTGKTYLTTQIAKYLRDKKDKDFSFTITAPTHKAVAVISSMLRANKIQASCKTIHSFLGIKPFRDFDKGIETFKIDKTKKAHESASILIVDESSMIGAELFSYIKEAIEEERINFVFFIGDPYQLLPVDNSENKIYSLKNRFSLDEVVRQAKDSYIIKIATKLRERIMQKNFIPLQEFFMENYHKELAFFNNFKDFTDDFHKNERWYKEDKIIATYKNKDVDSFNNLIRRKFWEQHGVINPPTYLQGDTLRFREAYSVNDISLYHNGQVVELQRAQQKYHDSLGIYYWECQNIGALEQQVFRVIEPSSLKTFNDKLKAIVSAAKRASHPQKKELWVTFYAVRDMFADVQYVHSSTIHKLQGSTHDIAYIDLFSLSDNRYMSDEEKYRLAYVSITRASKDIKIFMPHFKYNEQESIMNVVNEFDAIDAALKRIEF, encoded by the coding sequence ATGACCGATATAATTAAAAGCAATAACAATGTAAATATTAAAACACCTACAAACGAACTAACACCTCATCAAAGAGAAGTTTTTAATAATGTTACGTCCTTAATAGATTCAAAAGTGAAATCTATTTTAAAATCAAACAATCTTGATGATTATATGTTATCTTTAACAGGAGCAGCAGGTACGGGTAAAACCTACCTTACAACACAAATTGCTAAATATTTAAGAGATAAAAAAGACAAAGATTTTTCTTTCACCATTACTGCACCTACTCATAAAGCAGTAGCTGTAATATCTTCTATGTTACGAGCCAATAAAATACAAGCCTCTTGTAAAACCATTCACTCTTTTTTAGGAATCAAACCTTTTCGTGATTTTGATAAAGGAATTGAGACCTTCAAAATAGATAAAACAAAAAAAGCCCATGAAAGTGCTTCTATCTTGATCGTAGATGAAAGTTCTATGATAGGGGCTGAACTCTTTTCTTATATAAAAGAAGCCATAGAAGAAGAACGCATTAATTTTGTTTTTTTCATAGGTGATCCTTATCAGTTGTTACCAGTAGATAACAGTGAAAATAAAATATATTCATTAAAAAATCGTTTTTCTTTGGATGAAGTTGTTAGACAAGCCAAAGACAGTTATATTATAAAGATTGCTACAAAACTAAGAGAAAGAATAATGCAAAAAAACTTTATTCCTCTGCAAGAATTTTTTATGGAAAATTACCATAAAGAATTGGCATTTTTTAACAATTTTAAAGACTTTACTGATGATTTTCATAAAAATGAACGTTGGTATAAAGAAGATAAGATAATAGCTACGTATAAAAATAAAGATGTAGATTCATTTAACAATCTTATAAGAAGAAAATTTTGGGAACAACATGGTGTTATTAATCCCCCTACTTATTTACAAGGGGATACTTTACGCTTTAGAGAAGCCTACAGTGTAAATGATATTTCTTTATATCACAATGGTCAAGTAGTAGAACTTCAAAGGGCCCAGCAGAAATACCATGACAGTTTGGGAATTTATTATTGGGAGTGCCAAAATATTGGGGCTTTGGAGCAACAAGTATTTAGAGTAATAGAACCTTCTTCTCTTAAAACCTTTAATGATAAATTAAAAGCCATTGTAAGTGCAGCTAAGAGAGCTTCACACCCACAGAAAAAAGAATTATGGGTTACGTTCTATGCTGTAAGAGATATGTTTGCTGATGTTCAATACGTACACTCTTCTACTATACATAAATTGCAAGGAAGTACCCACGATATAGCTTACATTGATTTGTTTTCTTTATCTGATAACAGATATATGAGTGATGAAGAAAAATATCGTTTGGCTTATGTTTCTATTACAAGAGCAAGTAAAGATATCAAAATATTTATGCCTCATTTTAAGTACAATGAGCAAGAAAGTATAATGAATGTTGTTAATGAATTTGATGCCATTGATGCTGCGTTAAAACGAATAGAATTTTAA
- a CDS encoding HlyD family secretion protein: protein MDLLILITYFSICWVIFRIFNISINTWSLTTVVLGAVIILGTMLSIVSYYHPSSITARSYFVTTPIVPNVKGKVIEVNVRPNVALKKGDILFKIDPVPFQAKVDQVTSELNFAKKRLAQSKKLEKVSAGSAFDVEQYQKNVSSLQAQLTNAQFELESTIIKAPSDGFVTHLRLLPGMMAVPLPLAPVMTFIHKNKLSFIGGFTQQPMQNVKVGNDAEIFFPGIPGRVFKAKVIQVMGAIAEGQLSPSATMVSVNPRVQEGLIPVVIEITDDMSSFYLPMGSAATIAVYSEDFHHISIVRKILIRMMSWKNYIRLH from the coding sequence ATGGATTTACTTATACTTATAACTTATTTCTCAATATGTTGGGTTATCTTTAGAATATTTAATATATCTATTAATACCTGGTCCTTAACTACGGTCGTACTAGGTGCTGTAATTATTCTAGGAACCATGTTATCCATTGTTTCATATTATCACCCAAGCTCAATAACTGCTAGAAGTTATTTTGTTACAACGCCTATTGTTCCGAATGTAAAAGGTAAAGTAATTGAAGTCAATGTTAGGCCAAATGTTGCTCTTAAAAAAGGGGATATATTATTCAAAATTGACCCCGTGCCGTTTCAAGCAAAAGTGGACCAAGTAACATCTGAGTTAAACTTTGCGAAAAAAAGACTTGCACAGTCAAAAAAGCTTGAAAAAGTATCTGCAGGTAGTGCTTTTGATGTAGAGCAATATCAAAAAAATGTTTCTTCACTTCAAGCCCAACTTACTAATGCGCAGTTTGAATTAGAAAGTACAATAATTAAAGCTCCAAGCGACGGTTTTGTTACACATTTAAGATTATTACCTGGAATGATGGCTGTGCCTCTTCCTCTTGCACCAGTAATGACGTTTATACACAAAAATAAATTAAGTTTTATTGGAGGATTTACGCAACAACCCATGCAAAATGTCAAAGTAGGTAATGATGCAGAAATCTTCTTTCCAGGAATTCCAGGAAGAGTTTTTAAAGCAAAAGTAATTCAAGTTATGGGAGCTATTGCAGAAGGACAACTTTCTCCATCAGCTACTATGGTCAGTGTTAATCCAAGAGTACAAGAAGGACTTATACCTGTTGTTATTGAAATTACAGATGATATGTCAAGTTTTTATCTACCTATGGGAAGTGCTGCAACTATTGCAGTTTACAGTGAAGATTTCCATCACATTTCAATAGTAAGAAAAATACTTATACGAATGATGAGTTGGAAAAACTACATTCGGCTTCATTAG
- a CDS encoding PHP domain-containing protein, translating into MKILPKVVEQDVLVNYQVNLQNVDQIESIEISSKNDFFYKEEIAFERETNHIFFSYKMPLLGEFLVKIHYKYKDSQSLPLYCLDKDMMQRRPLKGDLHMHSTYSDGRTSPFAMVLASLDAGMDFLSITDHDGYEGCLNALEKVEEHNVDILLIKGEEVSTGGRKDMSIAQGNGHMLAINANTSIENQRKDVDKYEKELEEIVEDLKTQDLEKDLNLTHYAKNIWVINKIKDAKGLAILSHPNWVYRTGKLHLHQAAYKEMLKSSRLDGVEVFAEEKVREHNNLTSLTTYQNENKYKYLAPFGNSDAHDSDHELGDRFTIIFGKEKTVGGIVDAIEEGLTCAVSKVDNKEHQFMGKDELAKYVYFLLREYYPSHYSFKTRLSKLYIDQFINEKSFEKKINREIENLSHYNNKFFAV; encoded by the coding sequence ATGAAAATTCTTCCAAAAGTGGTAGAGCAAGATGTTCTTGTAAATTACCAAGTAAACCTTCAAAATGTGGATCAGATTGAGTCTATAGAAATATCATCTAAGAATGATTTTTTTTATAAAGAAGAGATAGCTTTTGAGAGAGAAACAAATCATATTTTCTTTTCCTATAAAATGCCTCTTTTAGGCGAATTTTTAGTAAAAATTCATTATAAATACAAAGACAGCCAATCCCTTCCTCTTTATTGTCTTGATAAAGATATGATGCAAAGAAGACCCTTAAAAGGTGATTTACATATGCATTCTACTTATTCTGATGGAAGAACAAGTCCTTTTGCAATGGTTTTGGCTTCCCTTGATGCAGGCATGGATTTTTTGAGTATTACTGATCATGATGGATATGAGGGCTGTTTGAATGCACTTGAGAAAGTAGAAGAACACAATGTTGACATTCTACTAATAAAAGGTGAAGAAGTAAGTACTGGTGGTAGAAAAGATATGTCAATTGCTCAAGGAAATGGGCATATGTTAGCAATTAATGCAAATACATCTATAGAGAACCAAAGAAAAGATGTGGATAAGTATGAAAAAGAACTTGAAGAAATTGTTGAAGATTTGAAAACACAAGATTTAGAAAAAGACCTGAATTTGACGCATTATGCAAAAAATATTTGGGTTATAAATAAAATAAAAGATGCCAAGGGCCTTGCCATCTTATCTCATCCAAACTGGGTGTATAGAACAGGCAAGTTGCATCTTCATCAAGCAGCGTATAAAGAGATGTTAAAAAGTTCAAGACTTGATGGTGTGGAAGTATTTGCGGAAGAAAAAGTAAGAGAACATAATAATTTAACATCTTTAACTACCTATCAAAATGAAAATAAATATAAATATTTAGCTCCTTTTGGAAATTCTGATGCCCATGATAGTGATCATGAACTAGGGGACAGATTTACTATTATATTTGGAAAAGAAAAAACGGTGGGAGGTATTGTTGATGCTATTGAAGAAGGACTTACTTGTGCAGTTTCTAAAGTAGATAATAAAGAACATCAATTCATGGGGAAAGATGAATTAGCAAAATATGTTTATTTTTTACTTAGAGAATATTATCCCAGTCACTACAGCTTTAAAACAAGATTATCTAAATTATATATAGATCAATTTATCAATGAAAAAAGTTTTGAGAAAAAGATTAATCGTGAAATAGAAAATCTGAGTCATTATAATAATAAATTTTTCGCAGTATAA
- a CDS encoding paraquat-inducible protein A: MKYDTDKNLLLVVCTHCGSIFNKKYTLCTHCNSAMTQRKKHAFIKTLCFTLISIIFFIPANVLPMMHVNTLGTVDSSTIFDGILYFIDSKSYGIAAVIFIASIMVPIFKLMVLFALLFVVYFKKTQFARTAIKYFRIIHFIGKWSMIDIFVVALMIVIVQFGHLTSISAGAAAPAFTVVVIMTILATQSFDTRLLWDED; encoded by the coding sequence ATGAAGTATGATACAGATAAAAATCTCTTATTAGTGGTATGTACCCATTGTGGGAGTATATTTAATAAGAAGTATACTCTATGTACACACTGTAATTCCGCAATGACTCAGAGAAAAAAACATGCCTTTATTAAAACGCTCTGTTTTACATTAATCTCAATTATATTTTTCATACCAGCAAATGTTTTGCCTATGATGCATGTAAATACTTTGGGAACTGTTGATTCAAGTACTATTTTTGATGGTATATTGTATTTTATTGACAGCAAATCATATGGTATTGCTGCGGTTATTTTTATAGCCAGTATTATGGTTCCTATTTTTAAATTGATGGTTTTATTTGCTTTATTGTTTGTTGTGTATTTTAAAAAAACACAGTTCGCAAGAACAGCAATTAAATATTTCAGAATAATCCACTTTATTGGGAAATGGTCCATGATTGATATCTTCGTTGTTGCTTTAATGATTGTTATCGTACAATTTGGGCATTTGACAAGTATAAGTGCGGGTGCAGCAGCCCCTGCCTTTACTGTCGTAGTGATTATGACAATATTAGCAACACAAAGTTTTGATACAAGATTATTATGGGATGAGGATTAA
- a CDS encoding amino acid ABC transporter permease: protein MAIFKLEEIKEAPTSVKGPLRWILNNLVSSPLEVFFSLLILAFLYISVPPFVTWALIDANFIGTTKASCTGDGACWVFIIHKMDFFIYGFYPESEIYRINLMFALSIVFIALFKYTGKDYKTKIAVFSLFPIISYFLLTGGSFGLVEVPTDKWGGLTLTLVISSIGIVFSMPIGVLLALGRQSNLPIIKSLSVVYIEFIRGVPLITILFMGSVLLPMFFPEGMTFDKLLRVLIVVTLFQSAYIAEVIRGGLQAIPNGQYEAADSEGLGYWQKTLVIILPQAIKVSIPNLIGNAIGLFKDTTLVLIIGLFDLLTMVGLTSADSHWTGFVTEGYVFVTIIFLIFCSGLSKYSKVLENRLNTGR, encoded by the coding sequence ATGGCAATATTTAAATTAGAAGAAATAAAAGAAGCTCCTACCTCTGTAAAAGGTCCCTTAAGATGGATTTTAAATAATCTTGTTTCCTCGCCACTTGAAGTGTTTTTTTCACTTTTAATATTGGCATTTTTATATATAAGTGTTCCTCCTTTTGTTACGTGGGCACTAATTGATGCTAATTTTATAGGAACAACAAAAGCATCCTGTACAGGAGATGGAGCCTGTTGGGTTTTTATCATACATAAAATGGATTTTTTCATTTATGGTTTTTATCCTGAGAGTGAAATATATAGAATTAACTTGATGTTTGCTTTATCTATTGTATTTATTGCTTTATTTAAATACACAGGAAAAGATTATAAAACAAAGATTGCTGTTTTTTCTTTATTTCCTATAATCTCATATTTTTTATTAACAGGTGGGTCTTTTGGTTTAGTTGAAGTACCTACAGATAAATGGGGTGGCTTGACGCTTACTTTAGTTATCTCTTCAATAGGAATAGTATTCTCTATGCCAATAGGAGTCCTCTTGGCTCTTGGAAGACAAAGTAATCTTCCTATAATAAAAAGTTTAAGTGTGGTTTATATTGAGTTTATTAGAGGTGTGCCTCTTATTACTATTTTATTTATGGGTTCCGTTTTATTGCCAATGTTTTTTCCTGAAGGTATGACCTTCGATAAATTATTACGGGTTTTAATTGTTGTTACTTTATTTCAATCTGCTTATATAGCAGAAGTAATTAGAGGTGGTTTACAAGCAATACCAAATGGGCAATACGAAGCAGCTGATTCTGAAGGACTAGGTTATTGGCAAAAAACCTTAGTAATTATATTACCACAAGCAATTAAAGTTTCAATACCCAATTTAATTGGAAATGCCATTGGTTTATTTAAAGATACAACACTGGTATTAATAATAGGTTTATTTGATTTACTTACTATGGTTGGTTTAACATCTGCTGATTCACATTGGACTGGTTTTGTTACAGAAGGTTATGTATTTGTAACAATAATATTTTTGATATTTTGTTCGGGTTTATCAAAATATTCTAAAGTTTTAGAAAACCGATTAAATACTGGAAGATAG
- a CDS encoding helix-turn-helix domain-containing protein: MIKYQEKTQNTCFYELRRKGSLPLLNMNQSINVYKNLYEKKPLLGMDIKNIDFKADGFAILQNKGKENISIPLCCSHYILILNLKGKSLRHINQYSYETNAHSLQLLVPGIIYSFEDLSESCESLMVFFEYEFLSSLNTELLEFFSRKFEVNQLDQEHFIQILRLFKLLNQEYKNKKLDYQEYSKTLLIQILYLLKREKSAPFLEKVKTRSQQILKHFLALIEENFQTKKSVQEYADILGLTPKHLSETIKESTNESALFLIHKRIIKEIQYQLCYTTLSIKEISSSLYFSNSSDFGRFFKRYKLISPKSYRLKFQV, encoded by the coding sequence ATGATTAAATATCAAGAGAAAACTCAGAACACTTGTTTTTATGAACTAAGACGTAAAGGCTCTCTGCCCTTACTAAATATGAATCAAAGTATCAATGTATATAAGAATCTTTATGAAAAGAAGCCCCTTTTAGGAATGGATATTAAGAATATTGATTTTAAAGCAGATGGTTTCGCTATTTTACAAAATAAGGGAAAAGAAAATATATCTATTCCCCTTTGTTGCTCTCACTACATTCTTATTCTCAATCTTAAAGGTAAATCTTTACGGCATATTAATCAATACAGTTATGAAACAAATGCACACTCTTTACAGTTATTAGTACCTGGGATTATTTATTCTTTTGAAGATCTTAGTGAAAGTTGTGAATCTTTAATGGTATTTTTTGAATATGAATTTTTATCTTCTTTGAATACTGAGTTATTAGAGTTCTTTTCAAGAAAATTTGAAGTAAATCAATTAGATCAAGAACACTTTATTCAAATATTAAGACTTTTTAAACTTTTAAATCAAGAATATAAAAATAAAAAACTTGATTACCAAGAGTATTCAAAAACACTATTAATTCAAATATTATATCTCTTAAAACGAGAGAAAAGTGCTCCTTTCTTAGAAAAAGTAAAAACAAGATCACAGCAAATTTTAAAACACTTTTTAGCATTAATTGAAGAAAATTTTCAAACAAAAAAATCGGTACAAGAATATGCAGATATCTTAGGGCTTACTCCTAAACACTTAAGTGAGACCATCAAAGAAAGTACAAATGAGAGCGCACTGTTTTTAATACATAAAAGAATTATAAAAGAAATACAATATCAATTATGTTACACGACTTTAAGCATCAAAGAAATTTCTTCTTCTTTATACTTCTCAAATAGTTCTGATTTTGGAAGGTTTTTTAAACGCTATAAACTTATTAGCCCAAAATCCTATCGACTTAAATTTCAAGTTTAA
- a CDS encoding DUF3313 family protein — protein sequence MKKLLSTSLFTVAISFLFIACANQPTTSTIISDTSMLKASPFKDGAHYYLKKGVNFKNYNNIEIPAIPIIKSDKKDASLDEALLNSISVYFRKSLLSELNSVVSKNSKQGTLTIEVSVTSLGKEFKDLKFYQYIPVGLALTALKRGAGFEDKNLVIGIALKVTDTKTKEVLAMVVDTDIKEGIKSDQKIKLSDVTPSLDKWVKHYKIKLQELLDNKHSNL from the coding sequence ATGAAAAAACTTCTATCTACCTCACTCTTTACTGTTGCAATTAGTTTCTTGTTTATAGCGTGTGCTAATCAGCCTACTACAAGTACAATAATTAGCGATACGTCCATGCTTAAAGCATCTCCTTTTAAAGATGGTGCGCATTATTATTTAAAAAAAGGGGTGAATTTTAAAAACTATAATAACATTGAAATACCTGCTATTCCTATTATTAAAAGTGATAAAAAAGATGCTTCTCTAGATGAAGCTTTATTAAATTCGATTTCTGTTTATTTTAGAAAATCTCTTTTATCTGAGTTAAATTCAGTTGTAAGTAAAAATTCAAAACAAGGTACGCTTACGATTGAAGTCTCTGTTACCTCTTTAGGAAAAGAATTTAAAGATTTAAAATTTTATCAATATATTCCTGTTGGTTTGGCGCTTACAGCTCTTAAAAGAGGCGCAGGATTTGAAGATAAAAACTTAGTTATTGGTATTGCATTAAAAGTAACAGATACAAAAACAAAAGAAGTCTTAGCTATGGTAGTTGATACAGATATTAAAGAAGGTATTAAAAGCGATCAAAAGATTAAGTTATCAGATGTAACTCCATCATTAGACAAATGGGTTAAACATTATAAAATAAAATTACAAGAATTATTAGACAACAAACACTCTAATTTATAA
- a CDS encoding amino acid ABC transporter ATP-binding protein, with amino-acid sequence MIEMKNLHKWYDDFHVLKNINLNVKEGEIVVICGPSGSGKSTLIRCINYLEQFQKGTVVVDGIELKDDVKKIKELRKNVTMVFQHFNLFPHLTILENLTLAPTHVKGVSKTEATKTAMKYLKRVNIEEQAHKYPNQLSGGQQQRVAIARGLCKNPAIMLFDEPTSALDPEMINEVLDVMIELAKEKKTMVCVTHEMGFAKKVADRVIFMDGGQIIEENTPKEFFENPQSERLRQFLEQIITD; translated from the coding sequence ATTATTGAGATGAAAAATTTACATAAATGGTACGATGATTTTCATGTACTAAAAAATATTAATTTAAATGTTAAAGAGGGTGAAATAGTAGTGATCTGTGGACCCAGTGGTTCAGGGAAGTCTACGTTAATAAGGTGTATAAATTATCTTGAACAATTTCAAAAAGGTACTGTCGTAGTGGATGGTATTGAACTAAAAGATGATGTGAAAAAAATAAAAGAATTAAGAAAAAATGTTACGATGGTTTTCCAACATTTTAATTTATTCCCACATCTTACTATTTTAGAAAACTTAACACTTGCACCAACGCATGTAAAAGGTGTTTCAAAAACAGAAGCTACTAAAACGGCAATGAAATATTTAAAGAGAGTAAATATAGAAGAACAAGCGCATAAATATCCAAATCAACTAAGTGGGGGTCAACAACAAAGAGTTGCAATTGCTAGAGGACTTTGTAAAAATCCTGCGATTATGCTTTTTGATGAACCAACATCTGCACTTGATCCTGAAATGATTAATGAAGTATTGGATGTGATGATAGAATTAGCCAAAGAGAAAAAAACAATGGTTTGTGTAACTCATGAAATGGGTTTTGCAAAAAAAGTTGCTGATCGAGTTATTTTTATGGACGGGGGACAAATCATTGAAGAAAATACTCCAAAAGAGTTTTTTGAGAACCCCCAAAGTGAAAGACTAAGACAGTTTTTAGAACAGATTATTACAGATTAA
- a CDS encoding DUF3302 domain-containing protein, protein MEDRLLDYIALGTLIFVALTIIYGGMFIHDIPYQMAKKRNHPHTEAIHTACWVSLFLLHIIWPFLWIWAALYKPDIGWDMGNSSKDGQKKQDKVEEEMNNLKNRITALEEKLEKKED, encoded by the coding sequence ATGGAAGACAGATTATTGGATTATATTGCATTGGGAACATTGATATTTGTGGCACTTACCATAATTTATGGAGGTATGTTTATACATGATATTCCTTATCAAATGGCAAAAAAAAGAAACCATCCACATACAGAAGCAATACATACAGCATGTTGGGTAAGCCTATTTTTACTTCATATCATTTGGCCTTTTTTATGGATTTGGGCAGCACTGTACAAACCAGATATAGGTTGGGACATGGGAAATTCTTCTAAAGATGGCCAAAAAAAACAAGATAAAGTAGAAGAAGAAATGAATAATTTAAAAAATAGAATAACTGCTCTTGAAGAAAAACTTGAAAAGAAAGAGGATTAA